From the genome of Chloroflexota bacterium:
GGTGTTGACCGCGCTCCACGAAGCGCCGCCGTCCGTGCTCTTGAACACCCCGCCGCGATATGTCCCGGCATAGAGGGTGGTCGGCGTCGCCGGGTCAATCGCCAGGTCCCAGACATAGGTATCGGTCAGGCCGGTGTTGACCGCGCTCCACGAAGCGCCGCCGTCCGTGCTCTTGAACACCCCGTCCCATGTCCCGGCATAGAGTGTGGTCGGCGTCGCCCGGTCAATCGCCAGGGCGTAGACAACGGTAGCGGTCAGGCCGGTGTTGACCGCGCTCCACGAAGCGCCGCCGTCCGTGCTCTTGAACACGCCCCATGTTGTCCCGGCATAGAGGGTGGTCGGCGTCGCCGGGTCAATCGCCAGGGCCCGGACACGGGTATCGGTCAGGCCGGTGTTGACCGCGCTCCACGAAGCGCCACCGTCCGTGCTCTTGAACACCCCGCCCCACTCTGTCCCGGCATAGAGGGTGGTCGGCGTCTGCGGGTCAATCGCCAGGGCCTGAATGTTTCCGCCTTCCGGCCCAATGCTGGTCCAAACGTTAGTCCCGGCGGAAACGGGATGTAGCTGGCCGAGGCTCATCAAAAGAGCCAGCAAGCCGATAAGCAGAACTTTCCCAAGTGTGGTTGTGCGTGACATGGTGCATCTCCTTTCTCTGTGTTCTTCGCGTTCATTTTTGGACTCCTTTCCATGAACTTTCGCCCACGACTTGAGCGCGCTAACGGCGCGGACGCTGCGCGTCCGCGCTAACGGTATCCGCTTCAGCTGCACGCGGAGCGATGGAGCGCAGCGACCGAGCGGAGCGTGTCGGCTCCAGCCGCATGTTATATAACCCGAACGAAGTGAGGGCGAGGAGCGAAGCGACGAAGCGTTCCGCCCGCCAGTCTTTTTCATTATTTGTTTTTATCGTCATAATATTCTCCCAGTCTTTCAATTAAGCCAGTCGCTAATTCTCTGTAAGGAGTGCCATGTTGTGTCTTAAAATATGAAATCAAAAGTTTTAAAGTAGAACCCTCTCGGAATACTGTTTTTATAATTCCTTCATCCCATAATTTATCATTGTGCAAAATTTTTCTCCAACTTCTTAATTCCAAACCCTTGATTTCTTCAAAGCTTTCTTTCGGTGTCGTGTCGAAATTAATTTCTGGCAATTCTGGTAAACTGTCTTTCCATTGTTTTAGCCATGAAAGAATATCATCCCATATTTCAGGATGCTCTAAATATTCAAATAATTCTTTGCCATAGAAAAGACGGATTTTAACGCCATAGAATTTTTTAAGTCTCTCAAGTTCTTGAAGATAATAATTTTTGTTTTTAGAAAGGTCAGGGTCAATGAAGTACATAAATCCGAATAGGGCTGAACCATGCTTTTTATGCAAAATCTCAAGTTTCGTCTCAAAATTAGAGACTTGCCCTCGCTTTTTTGCAGAGTCGTGGTCATCTCTCACCTTTTGCTCAATGAAAAAATATACTTTCCCATCTGTAAAATACTGGTCCAATGATAACGTTTCGCCACTTTCATTTACAATGCTTTTAGACAAAATTTTAAAACCGAGAGACCTCAGTATTTCTTCTATAATTTCCTCAAGAGCATCACCCATGCGGATTTCATGGGATTGTAGAAGGTGTTGTAAGACTTTTGCCTGATTTATAATCTCCAAAGATGTTCTTTGTTTTAAAGTAAATAATTCTGAATTATGCAAAAATTCGTCTTCAGCAATTTTTCTTAACAAATCTAACTTTTCTGTCTCTAATATATGTTTATTTAAAATTTTGCAAAACGTTTCGTAATCCATTTATAACACCCCTTTTTTAACTTCATTATATTTGAGTGTTTCTTCGTAGAACTTCAAAATTGTTTCATAATTTCTAAATAAAAATCTTTCTTTGAACTTCAAATAAGGCTCTTTGCTGATTTTTGTTTCAAATCTATTCTTATAATCCTCAGGGGCTATTATGTAAAAATTCAAATTAAAAGAAAACAACTGGACGCAACGATTAATCGCATCTGAAAGTGTTCCGGGACTGTCTACTACCTCAAAAACCTTCTGAGGAAATAAAAAACCTTCCGTATTGAACCATATCACATCTATTCTTTTTACTTCTTCTATTATTTCCGGATAAGTAAAAGATGGAAAATGTTTGAGACTCTCGAGTTGACTTAAAGAAATTCTATCTTTAAAAATAGCAGTTTTGTCAGGTGTGTATGTGAGAAAATTGTGAAAATTCCCTAATTCAAGACAAATGCCTTCTATATAAGGGTGCATTTTTTGTTTTTCCTTTATCTCTGGTGTAGGTTCCTCTTTATAATCTTTTAAAGCAAAAATTCCCAGCCCCACTCTTTTAAAATTTCTATTGTTCTTTATCTCTCTGTATAAAACGCCTCTAATGCCTTCTTTCCAAGCAATACTTGCTTTTACTGCTGGATAATATTTTTCTATGTTCTCGTAAATTTGTTTCCAAGTCGCAATACCATTAAATTCCTCCAAAACTTTTTTTATCGCTTCAACTTTAGTTGTCATAGTAATCTCCTTCTTTCGTGGATGTCAAAATAACTCTTTTGAGAAGCTCTACAGGCTTTTGCGTAGAGTGTAATTTTTTACCATTTTCGTCTTTAAGCCTTTCATTTCCCCAACAAAGAGGGAATACCCAGACATTAGCACCTACCTTACCAATACTAACTTTTTTTGCAAATTCTTTATTGAAAGTATGTCCTTTAACATGTTTATCTTTTACAGCCCAGATTAGGTTTTCAGTAGCATTTGTAAATCTTACACCTAACCAGTTAGGCATGGGATTAGTCTTTACCCATATAACATCGTTAAGTATCCAGTAGCCTAAATCCTGCATAATTTTTCCAATTCTGAAAATGCTGTGATACGTTGCAATAACCCAGATCGTAGCGGTAGGCTTCATTACTCTTTTTACTTCCATAAGGAGCCTTTGGATAAAATAATCGTATTCTTGAAATGAAGAAAATTTATCCCATTCGTCATTTACTCCTTCAACTACAGCTTTTACTGTCCACCGCCTTAATTCTTTGTTTGGTAATTGTAAAAAATAAGGCGGGTCAATAAAAACCAAATCAAAAACTTCGTCATCTATTTTCTTAAGTACTTTGAATGTATCACCTAAAATAACTTTATTCTTAATTTCCTCAAGTATGTATTTCTGTTTATCATCTTTATCTTCCACCACTAAACCCATACTATTAGTTTGGGGTTCCTCATTCTTAAATAAAACTTTTTGTATATTTTCTGTTTTGTTCATTGTTTTAACCTCCTAATTTTTGGGCGGGCGGAATGTCATATAACGGCGCGGCGGATGAGCCGCGCATAGCGGAGGCGCGTCAGCGCCGATGCGAGCGTCGGCTCCATCCGCTTGCTAGCCGGAGGCGAGCGTCAGCGAGCCGAAGGCTAGCAAGCGGACGAAATCCGCCGCGCCGTTAGCGCGGACGCTGCGCGTCCGCGCTAACTATTGAGTAGACCGAACTATTTCGGCCCTGACTACCCCGATTCCTAGACAGAATCAATTCGGTATAGCATCCCGCTCAGTTGACTGATACTGAACCCTGACTATAATACCGGGCGTTTGGGCTAGGCAACTTGGATTGGAGCACCGCTTCCGACGACGCTCATTCATATTTTATATAGCCGAATCCCCCCTTTATCAACTAGCAGGAGGCAACCCATGAATGCGTTCGGCCAGCGCCGGATCATTCACGTCCATCGGCTTGCCGCTCCATTCCATGGCTGCCTGAGCCTCGGGATACCTGTTGGCCAATTCGGCAAAGATGGCGGCCTGCCGTTCCGCCAGGCTCTGTCCCGGTGGCGCCACGACCCAGATGGTCACCCCCATCCGTTCCTTCCCCGTTGACGGGGAGGGTCAGGGTAGAGTGGAGATGGGACTGGGGGTGAGGCAATCCGAGCGCTGAAGCGCTCACTACAAACCTGATGGCCGTCACTCAACTGTAGCGCATTGCTACGGATTTGTCTCCGTCAGACTGCCGAATCGGGCAGCTTGGACAGCGGCGCGACAACGCTCCAACTGAAGGAACAGGTCTGGGATGCACTGGGCAATCTCCGGGTGGTCGCTGACGAGTTCCTCCAAAAGCCACAGGGCACGGGAATCCGAAGCATCGGCCTGAATCCCTTGCAGATAGCACTCGGCTGCTTCGGCGAAACGTTGCTGACTTTCCAAGGAAATGCCCAGGTTCTTGTAGGCATTTTGTCGGCTGGGGTCAATCTGGATTGCCATGCGCAAGTAAGATTCTGCTTCTTCGTGTCGTCCCAATCGGTTTAGACAGTATCCCAGGTTGTTGTGGACAAAATATGCAATGTGCGGGTCAACTGGTTCCAGGGCATAGGCCTGGGCATAATAGGTGCAGGCTGCGTCATAGTCGCGGGTCTGCTCCATGAACTGGCCAAGGGCCAGGTAACATGCTGCCGTCAGTTCCAGGTCATCCGCAACGGCCAGGAGTTTCCTGATGTATTTGCAGGCCCGTTCTTGGCGTCCCTTGTGGCTGCAGAGCCATGCCAGGTCCCAGAGGGTTCTGCAGTATTCATCCTGGCAACGCTTGAGTTTGCTCAGGAGAAGCTGCTCCAACTCTTCGCTGGTAGATTGGGGCACTCTAGGTTTTCCATACCAATTCTCTGACATGCCCATCTCCTTTCACATGGACGCTCATATTTTACCACAAAGTTGCTTTCATTTCAAATGAATTCCTGCTCGGCATGGACAACAGCCCGCGCCTGCTTTCACCGCAGAGCGCGCGGAGAGGCATTAGCAGCAGGCTGGGCGTGGGAGCCCAGCCTGCATAGCCGGGGAATGAATTCCCCGGCTGAATGTGAGAAGCCCCTGAAGGGGCTTGGCAGTTTTAGCCAGGGATTTCAATCCCTGGCGTCCTTGAGCGCTGAAGCGCTCACTACAAACCCGCCAGGGGGAGGCGTGGGAGTCGCCTGGAGGATTTCAATCCCTGGTGTCCATGAGCGCTGAAGCGCTCACTACAAACCCGCCAGGGGGAGGCGTGGGAGTCGCCTGGAGGATTTCGATCCCTGGCCTCCGCTCCGCGTGGGCAACAGCCCACGCGAAAAGCCCCCTCTCCTACGCTGTAGGAGAGGGGGCTGGGGGTGAGGTTATCCGCCTGGAGCGGGGAAGTGTGGCTCACGACAAACGGCTCTACCACGCAATCCACTCCGTGGCATACGGCTCCCGGTGAACTAGCCCCAGCGTGAAATCGTCCTCGTAGTCACAGATACGCGCAGCATCAGGCGGGTTGCTCCCCCACCAGCAGCCCAATATCTCTATGTCCTTGTGCTGCTGCATCTTCACATCCCATAAGTAGTTGTCCAAGATGTTGCAGTCCGCTATCTCCGGCTCCCCCTCGTAGTACACAAGCACCCCAATGCTGTTGTAGCGAATGGTCGAGCTGTACACCCGCGTTTCACCCATCGTTGCTATCCCCCACGTGTTCGAGAGCACGTTGCAGTGTGTGATCACCGCTCCGCCTGCGTCATTGATCCCGTTGCCATAGAGGATGTCCACGTAGTCAAACCGCGCTTCGGCATTGTGGCGCACGTAGATTGGACCCCAGGCTCCGTAATCCGTTGCTGTGTACGCTTGTGTGACCGCGATCGGCTCTTCCGCCGTACCCACCGCATACAGCCGGCCCCACACGTCCCAGTGATAGTCGCCCACCATCACTACTGCTGTACCAGCCGTGATGGTCAGGCAAGCCCCAGGCTCGATCCCCACATTGCAGCGCACGTACACCGCACCAGGCCCCCACGTTGTATCCTCTGTAATCGCAGTGGGGCATATCCCGGTAGGAGTGGGAGTAAGTGTAACCGTTGGCGCAGCCGTTGGAGTATTCGTTGGCGTAGGCGTAGCTGTAGGAATAAGAGTCTCCGTAGGCGTTGCCGTGTCTGTAGGCGTAGGAGTAGCAGGAACCGTGTACTCCACCACCAGATAAGGATCGGACGAAGTGCCACTGTAATCCGCCGACCTGATGAACACGTACTGGTTCCCCGATGGCGCCGTACCATTCACGTCTCTGTCGCTCACCAGCGCATACTTCGTGTCACCCGTCAAATTGATCCCCTCGGTGGACACCGTCATGCTGTAATATGTGCCCGAACTCCACCCATCCCCGGTGTAACGCAAAGTGCCCTCGAGCGCCGCCGAGCCGCCGTACGCCCCGTCAAAGTTCGCTTCGCGCACCTCCGTCGTCTGCGTCAATGCCTCCGTCCAGGCATAGCGATAGACCTTCACATAAAAGTCAGTAACGCTCAAATCTGCATCCGCACACACATACAGCACCGCAGAGGAAACCACCGCATCATCAGGCAGCTCGCTTGTGTCAAAACTCAGATACGAGCGATAAACCGAGTACACATTGCCACCCGTCTTGTTCTGCCCTATCCGCTCCGTTGTGGACGAGACCGAGCCGCTGTAAGACGTGCTCCGCGCCGTGCTGTAGTCCGTGTGCTCACCCCAGATGGAGCCATCCGCCATCTCCCCGTACACCGTCATCGTCGTGTGGATGCGCACGACCGGCGACCTGGCCGGCCACCAGCACGACACGAGACACAGCACAAACACGACACAGGCAACCCTTGTTATCACCCTATTCATCAAATGCACCCCTGTCTACGTCATCGAGATAATCGTTTGGCGCGATCACCTCCCCCTCTACCTCCTCGCGCCACTCTAACTTGTCCAGCACCGCCACCAGCGCCGCCGAGACCAGCATGTCATCGTGCACAGTCGCATCGCGCACACCCCAGCGCATCACCTTGCCCGGTCCAGGCAAGACCTCATACTCGCACTGCGCCACCTCTCGCCAAAACTGTGCAGTGTCCGCTGCGCCGTCATCCGTGTACTCTTTGTACCGCCCCGTCTCGATCACGGCGAGGAAATCCCACCCCAACTCCGACTTGGACACGGACGTGAACTCGAAGGGAACCACCAGCCCCGGAGGATCGTCCTTATCACTCCCAAGTCGCTTGACCAAAAAGCCCGCCAGCCCCGCGCCAATCCCGGTTGCATCCACCACCAAACTCGATGGCTTCCACTGTCCCACCAGATCAACAATCGCCGCGTACACCTCCGCCTGCTTGCGCCCCGTCCACCAGTAGCGGTTCACCACCTCATAGCGAGGATACCCAACGAGGGGATCACCCAAAGTGTTCAGATCCACGCGAAATACTGTAACCACCGTGCTGTCCCTGCGTGGATGCTCCGCGCGCACATCTTCATCCGCTCGCCGCTCCGCATCTTCATCCTCCCCGGCTACGTCAACGGTCAGCGCATACATTTCCCCATCGTGCGGATGCCGCAGCCTACTGTGTGTCCCACGCATTCGCGCGATGCGCTCCGCCGTGAACAGCCGTCCAGCTTCATCTATCTCCTGTAACTCGTACTGTGTCTTGATGATGGGATGGTTCGCACCCAGCCGCGCCATCTCTTTGCGCACGTACTCGCCATACGCCGGCACGATTGCCGCTACCTCTTGCCATGGCACCAGGAACACGCGTTTGACCCCGTCTTGCTGTTGCTGCTGTTGCAGCCTCCGTATTGTCCGCGCCAGCAGCGTCCGACTGGTCCACATCGTGCCGTAGAACACGGTCGTGACGTTCGTGGACGCACCCATCGGCGCAAACTCCTTGTCCCACTTCTCCGCATCCACATCTTGCGCTTCATCGCACTCCAAGAGCACCGACGCCGTCGCGCCCACGACATTGGCGCTAGGATGAGCCGAGAAGAAGAAACAACGACACCAACCAAGACGGACGATGTAGCCCTCGTCCCCGCGTAGAAACTCCCGGTTCCAGGGATTGTCCAGGCAATCGCGCAAGCGCATCTTGCTGTTGATCGTCTGAGGCTTGTATGTCGGCGACGCCTTGACCAGGCTTGCCCCGCGTACCTGTTGGAACAGGTTCATCAAATACGCCTCTAACTGCGCCGACAATTCGTTCTTGCCCGCTTGCCGGCTCATCACCACCGCAAAGGTCAAGCCTTTGCGGTTGATCACGCTATCCACGATCGCCTTCGCCGGCTCTAACTGATACGACCTCAGCGGACGCCTTACCACGACCTTGCTGAACAGCCGTATATCCGACAGAAACGCTTTGATCACCTGCACCAGATTCAAACTCACGCTCCAGCCACCACCTTGCCAAAACAAACAGCACCCGATACAGCCACAACCTCATGCCATGCCTCCCATGTGCGCACGGGCAAACCTCGTGTTCGCCTCCATCTCCTCCACTGCTCTTCAGCCCAGCACCGGGCCGTCCCCCAAAAGTCCCCTGTGCCTATGCCCCACGACGGGATCGAAGCGCGGATCATCCGCCGGACGCCCACCATACAGCGCCACCACCACCGCATCCGAGGGGTGAAAATCATCCCCAACCAACAGGACACAAGACACCCCGTCCACCACCCAATCTTCACGCACGGCAAACGACACCGGCACGCCTGTCAGAACTGTGCCAGGATACCCCACCAGCTCTACCTCCGCCGTGTAGCCATCCCTATCAAAGCCACGTATCACGCCAAACCGTATCGCCGCCACCATCCCCCATCCGTAGGGGCAGGCCTTGTACCCGCCCCACCTTCGCAGATTACCATCTTTTTGCTCCCGGCGGACCACAGTCCGCTGCCATTCCCGGCGTGGGTTCGTAGTGAGCGCTTCAGCGCTCGGATTGTAGGTTTGTAGTGAGCGCTTCAGCGCTCGGATTGTAGGTTTGTAGTAAGCGCTTCAGCGCTCGGATTGTAGGTTTGTAGTGAGCGCTTCAGCGCTCATGGATGCCAGGGATTGAAATCCCTGGCTAAAACTGCCAAGCCCCTTCAGGGGCTCCTCTTCAGCCGGGGAATTCATGCCCCAGCCAGGCCCACGCGAAGTGCGCACTACGAACTCCAGATGACAAGCATCGCCCCTACACGCCCTCCAGATATACCGTCTGCATCCACCCAGGAACACACTGCAATGGCTCATACTCCGTCACGATCCCGCTCACCCGCCGCTTGATGCCCTCGATCCCAGCGCCGGCTTTGCTGTCTGTGATCTCTATCACGTCAAATAGCTCCAAGCCCACATTTGGGCGCGCCTTGATCCATCCGCCATGCACGCGCGCCGCCGCTTCATCCAAGATCGCACGACCCACTCCGTAACATGCATCCGCATCATCCAAATGACTCGCATAGTACACCGACAAAAAATCCACCCCACAAGCCACCCCAGGCATCGGCCAATGTACCTCATATCCCACGCCATTGCCTACTACACGCGCCCGCGTCGGCCAGGCAAAACTATCTACGTACTGCCCAGCAAGGACCTCGCCATCCTCATAGGTATAATCCACAGCGGGATCGCCGCCCTGTTTGTAGGGGATGAAGCAGTACAAGACATCCCCACTATCACCATGGCCAAAACGAGCCACACCGCCCACCAACGACAAAAGACGCCGGAGGATGACGTAGCCCGTCATCCCTTGCGGAAAGACGCCGGCCTCCTTCAAAATCGCATAGCGCTTGTCATCCACACGAAACCACGTCCGCCCTTGCCAGTCCTCTGTACTTGCCACTGCAAAGTAGCCCAGCGTCTCATCCCATTCAGGACTATCATCCAATTCCACATCCCAAAATCCCACCCGACAAGCCAACTCCGCTATGCACCAACGCAAAGTCTTGTCAACCCACACAATCGTGCTATCCGCACGCCACATGCGCAGGACTTCCCACCCATCCACCGCATAGATTCGATATAGATTGACCCCCCTTTCACGGACTTTTGACCCACTGTAGAAGTAGAATGGCCGGCACTCCACACGCTCTGCGCCCTCTGCTGTGGTCAGCCCATGCGCAATAACCACTTGCGCTAATGGCTTCAGCGCTTCTGCAGCACTGCTAACGCCAGCATGGTCATACCGCCCATCCCTGTTGTCCAGCTCCAAGTCCAGTTCCCCACGTTCGGGATATTCTGTGATCCTGTAGCGCAAAACCCGCTCCGCTGTCTCCGTCATCTCCGCATCGGCTTTGCCCGAGTACCACAAATCTACCCGATAGAGTTCGTCAATATCATGCATGTAGATCGTGCATCCGCTTTCCACCAAGTTCAGCCGTTGCGCTACCGACACCGCAAAATCGAGGGAGACTTTGTAACTCCAATGGTCAAAATCACGTGACATGAGCAGCACAGGCTGTTCCCAGGAAAGCCGGCTATCGGAAAATTTGTCAACGTAGGACAAAAGCCACAGGGATCCCAGCGCAGAAGAGGTCCTTATCAGACACGGATAGAGAGGAGAAGAGCCAGCCATGGGGATGCCAGGAGGGGCAATGCCCTGATAGCCTGATAGTTTCGCGGTCGCATAGTCCCACAGCGCCGAGACAATCCGCCCATCGTTGTTGTTCGCCCGATCTAGGCTGGCCACCACGCGATATTTGCTCACCGCAGAATCGTACACCACCGCCAGCCCGTAGCAATGCTCATATTCACCGCCCGTCTCCATCAAGTACTGCACATGCTTCCACCCACCCCATGAGCCACCCGACTTGACCCCCATGTAGATATAGCGATAGCCAGGACGCTCGATCGTGTACCAGCAGTCATTGTTGCCCCCAGACGCCAACTTGTAATGATATTGCGAAGTCCTACCCCAGGGAGTATGCACCAATTGTGAGGAGCCCCACGACACGCCGTTGTCCGTGCTCTCAAAGCACTTGATGTATCCCTCTTCATCCACATAAAAGAGACGCAGCACGCCGGAATTAACCGAGAGTGCTACATCTCCTTTCGGCCAAGGCAGGGCGGATGAAGTGAGCAATGTCCAAGAATAGAAAGCACCCCAGCCAGCAAAGGAAGAAGGAGAAGTTACCCGCGTGACCCGCACCTGCCCCGCCGCGTTAACTCCACAAGCGACCACCGAGCCGTCAGACGCCTGGCATACCGCCCCGATGGCAAAGCCTTGTGCCAAGCCCCCAACCACTGAGAACCGCGGCCACTTATCACGCACGAACACCCGTACCGCCGGCTTTTGCGTACCATCACGTTGCGCCTCCGCTAGCGTCTCCGTAATCGTGCGCACCTAATCCCCCCTTGCACCGCAGAGATGTTGCCTGCGATGTCCCCGCGAAATTTATGTCGAGTTGCTGCGTCCATGACGCCTCGCTTCACTTGCCCCGCTGCCCATTGCTGACAAAGCATACCTCTCGCACCTGCGCCTCGGAGACCGCTGCCAACACGCGCCGGATGAGTGGCGCCAGGCGATGCTGCAGTTTCT
Proteins encoded in this window:
- a CDS encoding site-specific DNA-methyltransferase; translation: MGLVVEDKDDKQKYILEEIKNKVILGDTFKVLKKIDDEVFDLVFIDPPYFLQLPNKELRRWTVKAVVEGVNDEWDKFSSFQEYDYFIQRLLMEVKRVMKPTATIWVIATYHSIFRIGKIMQDLGYWILNDVIWVKTNPMPNWLGVRFTNATENLIWAVKDKHVKGHTFNKEFAKKVSIGKVGANVWVFPLCWGNERLKDENGKKLHSTQKPVELLKRVILTSTKEGDYYDN
- a CDS encoding restriction endonuclease; its protein translation is MDYETFCKILNKHILETEKLDLLRKIAEDEFLHNSELFTLKQRTSLEIINQAKVLQHLLQSHEIRMGDALEEIIEEILRSLGFKILSKSIVNESGETLSLDQYFTDGKVYFFIEQKVRDDHDSAKKRGQVSNFETKLEILHKKHGSALFGFMYFIDPDLSKNKNYYLQELERLKKFYGVKIRLFYGKELFEYLEHPEIWDDILSWLKQWKDSLPELPEINFDTTPKESFEEIKGLELRSWRKILHNDKLWDEGIIKTVFREGSTLKLLISYFKTQHGTPYRELATGLIERLGEYYDDKNK
- a CDS encoding tetratricopeptide repeat protein — its product is MSENWYGKPRVPQSTSEELEQLLLSKLKRCQDEYCRTLWDLAWLCSHKGRQERACKYIRKLLAVADDLELTAACYLALGQFMEQTRDYDAACTYYAQAYALEPVDPHIAYFVHNNLGYCLNRLGRHEEAESYLRMAIQIDPSRQNAYKNLGISLESQQRFAEAAECYLQGIQADASDSRALWLLEELVSDHPEIAQCIPDLFLQLERCRAAVQAARFGSLTETNP